One stretch of Croceibacterium atlanticum DNA includes these proteins:
- the hflX gene encoding GTPase HflX translates to MVDDDIAGEVTRGARALVVCPDIRGQRQSQDPESRLEEAKGLAQAIGIVVAEAFILPVRDVRPGTLFGEGQIERIDSACNLNEAELVIVDGALSAIQQRNLEEKLKRKVIDRTGLILEIFGERAATAEGRLQVELAHLDYQQSRLVRSWTHLERQRGGFGFLGGPGETQIEADRRMIRARMGKLRRELEQVRKTRALHRARRGRAPWPVVALVGYTNAGKSTLFNRLTGSDVMAEDLLFATLDPTMRAIQLPGVEKAIISDTVGFISDLPTQLVAAFRATLEEVTAADIICHVRDMSNPDNAQQKAQVLEVLSGLGVIEGEGSDPAMPIVELWNKWDLLDEDRAAELKAIADSDPDILPISAETGFGIEELRARLGAVLTAGARLHSIVVSASDGARIAWLHAHGEVLAEEDAGEGEEGPLRRIDVRLTEKEWGRFESLNS, encoded by the coding sequence ATTGTTGATGACGATATCGCCGGCGAGGTAACTCGCGGCGCGCGGGCCCTGGTGGTCTGCCCGGACATACGCGGCCAGCGTCAATCGCAGGATCCCGAATCTCGCCTGGAAGAGGCCAAAGGTCTCGCCCAAGCGATCGGAATCGTGGTTGCCGAAGCCTTCATCCTGCCTGTTCGCGATGTGCGCCCCGGCACCTTGTTCGGCGAAGGCCAGATCGAACGGATCGACAGCGCCTGCAACCTGAACGAGGCGGAACTGGTCATCGTGGACGGCGCGCTGTCCGCTATTCAGCAGCGAAACCTGGAAGAGAAGCTGAAGCGCAAGGTCATTGACCGGACCGGGCTGATTCTGGAAATTTTCGGGGAGCGTGCGGCAACCGCGGAAGGGCGGCTGCAGGTCGAACTCGCTCATCTGGATTATCAACAGAGTCGCCTTGTCCGCAGCTGGACCCATCTTGAGCGGCAACGCGGCGGTTTCGGCTTTCTCGGCGGCCCGGGTGAAACACAGATCGAGGCCGACCGTCGGATGATCCGTGCCCGCATGGGCAAATTGCGCCGCGAACTGGAACAGGTGCGAAAGACACGCGCCCTCCATCGTGCCCGAAGGGGCAGGGCGCCATGGCCGGTCGTCGCGCTGGTCGGCTATACAAACGCCGGTAAATCCACTCTTTTCAACAGGTTGACCGGATCTGACGTCATGGCGGAAGACTTGCTCTTCGCTACGCTGGACCCGACGATGCGGGCCATACAGCTGCCCGGCGTGGAAAAGGCGATCATATCGGACACGGTGGGATTCATTTCCGACTTGCCGACCCAGCTTGTCGCCGCATTCCGCGCCACTTTGGAAGAAGTGACTGCGGCCGACATAATCTGCCACGTCCGCGACATGTCCAATCCGGACAATGCCCAGCAGAAGGCCCAGGTGCTGGAAGTGCTTTCAGGGCTGGGCGTGATCGAGGGCGAGGGCTCCGATCCGGCCATGCCGATTGTGGAATTATGGAACAAATGGGATCTGCTTGATGAGGACCGGGCGGCCGAACTGAAGGCCATCGCCGATTCCGATCCGGACATATTGCCGATTTCGGCCGAAACCGGCTTCGGCATCGAGGAATTGCGCGCCAGGCTCGGCGCAGTTCTCACCGCGGGCGCGCGCCTTCATTCCATCGTGGTGTCCGCCAGCGACGGGGCGCGCATTGCGTGGCTTCATGCACATGGCGAAGTACTTGCCGAAGAGGATGCTGGAGAAGGGGAGGAGGGCCCCCTGCGCCGGATTGATGTGCGACTGACCGAGAAGGAATGGGGCCGGTTTGAATCGCTGAATAGCTAG
- a CDS encoding MBL fold metallo-hydrolase: MKLLMLGSGTSTGVPRLGNDWGECDPAEPKNRRSRVSIIVESKEGARLLVDTSPDLRRQLLDNQIAKVDAVFWTHDHADHCHGIDDLRPMRFGRNAPLPGFANSYTVQRLRQRFGYVFAGQHGYSTIVQLDSLDTVRIHAGFAIDWTDMPHGPAMSTAYRFEADGKSIGYATDFSEITEDMVDLFHGVDLLVSDCLRREPHPTHANLSMALELAKRCSAGQCVLTHLDKSMDYATLSREVPDNVLVGYDGLTLVL; this comes from the coding sequence GTGAAACTGTTGATGCTCGGCTCCGGCACGTCAACCGGTGTGCCGCGCCTCGGCAATGACTGGGGCGAATGTGACCCGGCTGAACCGAAGAACCGCCGGTCGCGTGTTTCGATAATCGTGGAGAGCAAGGAGGGTGCGCGGCTTCTGGTCGACACGTCACCTGATTTGCGGCGGCAACTGCTCGACAATCAGATTGCGAAGGTGGATGCGGTTTTCTGGACGCACGACCATGCCGATCATTGCCACGGGATAGACGATCTGCGGCCGATGCGCTTTGGCCGCAATGCACCTCTGCCCGGATTTGCCAACAGCTATACGGTGCAGCGGCTAAGGCAGCGTTTCGGCTATGTTTTTGCCGGTCAGCACGGCTATTCAACCATCGTCCAGCTGGATTCGCTCGATACGGTGCGGATCCATGCAGGTTTCGCCATTGACTGGACGGACATGCCCCATGGCCCAGCCATGAGCACGGCCTATCGGTTCGAGGCGGACGGCAAGTCGATTGGTTATGCCACTGATTTCAGTGAAATTACTGAAGATATGGTGGATTTATTCCATGGTGTGGACCTGCTGGTCAGCGACTGTCTGCGTCGTGAACCGCATCCTACACATGCCAATCTCTCCATGGCCCTGGAACTGGCGAAACGCTGTTCAGCCGGACAATGCGTTCTCACGCATCTGGACAAGAGCATGGATTATGCAACCTTGTCGCGCGAAGTGCCGGATAATGTGCTGGTCGGCTATGACGGATTGACGCTCGTTCTATGA
- a CDS encoding TatD family hydrolase, which translates to MLIDSHCHLNYEGLVEDQPAVLDRARQAGVGCFLNISTRRSEWDAVIATAEREQDVWASVGIHPHEADQHADLGEGALLEAANHPRVIGIGESGLDYYYDKSDRDVQKALFRRHISVSRDTGLPIIIHTRDAEEDTASILEDEMEKGAFPALIHCFTASAQFGRRVLDLGLTISLSGIVTFKNAKELQEFAAEIPDDRVLVETDSPFLAPIPHRGKTCEPAYVRNTAEFVAQLRGQSVDDLAAITTRNFFNLFSKAAT; encoded by the coding sequence ATGCTGATCGATAGTCATTGCCATCTGAACTATGAAGGCCTTGTCGAAGATCAGCCGGCCGTGCTCGATCGTGCTCGGCAGGCCGGGGTGGGGTGCTTCCTCAATATCTCCACCCGCCGAAGCGAATGGGACGCGGTGATCGCAACGGCGGAGCGTGAACAGGATGTCTGGGCCAGCGTGGGCATCCATCCGCATGAGGCGGATCAACATGCCGATCTGGGTGAGGGCGCTCTGCTGGAAGCAGCCAACCATCCTCGCGTCATCGGCATCGGTGAAAGCGGGCTCGACTATTATTACGACAAGTCCGACAGGGACGTTCAGAAGGCCTTGTTCAGACGGCATATTTCCGTCTCACGCGACACGGGCTTGCCGATCATCATCCATACGCGCGATGCCGAGGAGGACACGGCCAGCATTCTTGAAGACGAGATGGAGAAGGGGGCTTTCCCCGCGCTGATCCACTGCTTCACTGCATCGGCCCAATTTGGCCGTCGCGTGCTGGATCTCGGCCTCACGATCTCGCTCTCCGGCATTGTAACCTTCAAGAATGCGAAGGAACTGCAGGAATTTGCGGCGGAAATTCCCGATGATCGCGTGTTGGTTGAAACGGACAGCCCGTTTCTCGCGCCCATACCCCATCGTGGCAAGACCTGCGAACCTGCCTATGTCCGCAATACTGCCGAGTTTGTGGCGCAATTACGCGGTCAGAGCGTGGACGATCTCGCGGCAATTACCACGCGTAATTTCTTCAACCTGTTCAGCAAGGCTGCAACGTGA
- the tmk gene encoding dTMP kinase, whose product MMAGRFISLEGGEGAGKSTQARLLSDALEARGIRVLQTREPGGTSGAEAIRALLLDPAMHWNAEAEALLFAAARADHVSQAIRPALQDGQWVVCDRFIDSSRAYQGGAGGLSDDDVVTLHRIGSGGMLPDLTILIEIAPDEARERLAIRDAGQSDRIGGREAQYHADVAAAFRRLAEADPARFVRIEGHGTPEEIHARIMQAVEPLLGKAS is encoded by the coding sequence CTGATGGCCGGGCGTTTCATATCCCTTGAAGGCGGTGAAGGTGCCGGTAAATCCACCCAGGCCCGGCTCTTATCCGATGCGCTGGAGGCGCGCGGAATCCGCGTGCTGCAAACGCGGGAACCGGGCGGTACATCCGGGGCGGAGGCGATCCGCGCCCTGTTGCTCGATCCGGCAATGCACTGGAATGCAGAAGCGGAAGCCTTGCTGTTCGCCGCGGCGCGAGCCGATCACGTATCTCAGGCCATCCGGCCCGCCCTCCAGGACGGCCAGTGGGTCGTTTGTGACCGCTTTATCGATTCAAGCCGCGCCTATCAGGGCGGGGCAGGGGGCCTTTCCGACGATGACGTGGTGACGCTCCACCGGATCGGTTCGGGTGGAATGCTGCCCGATCTGACTATCCTGATCGAAATCGCGCCTGATGAAGCGAGGGAGAGGCTGGCCATTCGCGACGCCGGGCAGAGCGACCGGATAGGCGGGCGGGAGGCGCAATATCATGCCGATGTTGCCGCCGCATTTCGCAGGCTGGCGGAAGCTGATCCAGCCCGCTTCGTGCGGATTGAAGGGCATGGAACGCCGGAGGAAATCCATGCGCGGATCATGCAGGCAGTCGAACCGCTATTGGGGAAGGCCTCATGA
- a CDS encoding SPOR domain-containing protein, with amino-acid sequence MRLSDDRAIHACRIALALTLGLSLAACNTQGAGQAGLQSAGAMPANGPGADYPVVVGDAYQIDGKEYVPQDVLNYDEVGIATLDVDGGAGITGAHHTLPLPSYAEVTSLETGRTILIRLERRGPMDGTQLIALSSDAMAQLGAREGVPVRLRRTNPPEQERALLRAGQAPPLRMDTPMSLVEVLRQRLPSAAQSSAPEALADAKAPAPPEAPGTLIGPKPEASSFEEAFERETAAQVEAPTGETGSFMVQAATFSTAERAEKAADRLGGKAVPSGRYFLERTGPFSTREQAEASLAKVRAAGYTDARIFNKS; translated from the coding sequence ATGAGATTATCCGATGACCGCGCGATCCACGCATGCCGGATCGCTCTTGCCCTGACCCTCGGCCTGTCGCTGGCTGCCTGCAATACCCAGGGCGCGGGGCAGGCCGGTTTGCAATCTGCCGGTGCAATGCCTGCAAATGGGCCGGGCGCGGATTATCCGGTGGTTGTCGGCGATGCCTACCAGATCGATGGCAAGGAATATGTCCCGCAAGACGTGCTGAATTATGACGAGGTCGGGATCGCCACGCTTGATGTTGATGGTGGTGCCGGGATCACGGGCGCGCATCACACCCTGCCTCTCCCCAGTTATGCTGAAGTGACCTCGCTCGAAACCGGGCGGACAATCCTGATCAGGCTGGAGCGGCGCGGGCCGATGGACGGAACGCAGCTGATCGCCTTGTCGTCTGACGCCATGGCGCAACTTGGTGCGAGAGAAGGCGTGCCTGTCCGCTTGCGTCGCACCAATCCTCCCGAGCAAGAACGTGCATTGCTGCGGGCAGGCCAGGCCCCGCCGCTCCGTATGGATACGCCCATGTCGCTGGTGGAAGTCCTGAGGCAGAGACTCCCGTCAGCCGCGCAATCCTCCGCACCGGAAGCGCTGGCTGACGCCAAGGCACCCGCACCACCAGAGGCGCCCGGGACGCTTATAGGACCGAAGCCCGAAGCCAGCAGCTTTGAAGAGGCATTCGAGCGCGAAACGGCCGCACAGGTCGAAGCGCCCACTGGCGAAACCGGTTCCTTCATGGTGCAGGCGGCCACATTCTCGACCGCGGAACGCGCGGAAAAGGCCGCGGACAGGCTTGGCGGGAAGGCCGTGCCATCGGGCCGTTATTTCCTTGAGCGGACCGGGCCATTCTCCACGCGCGAACAGGCGGAGGCGTCGCTCGCCAAGGTGAGGGCAGCGGGCTATACGGATGCCCGAATCTTCAACAAGTCTTGA
- a CDS encoding D-alanyl-D-alanine carboxypeptidase family protein, translated as MKPGIIHLRAAAALVLAAMPAVPLAAPAVQAAQAEPGKPPVPQEIPIALMVDLASGQTLYSREEDRRFVPASVTKVMTAYTAFGLIEEGKLDPQTEVEISRELADEWSGEGSTMFLQAGDKVTVGQLLLGVTTVSANDASVAIALESLGSLEGWLALMNENAAELGMRNTYFGTPNGWPDEGRTFTTARDLALLAEALTTRYPDLYRRYFGHRGMRYGGYAQNNHDPVTGVVAGADGIKTGYTRQAGYNFLGSAERDGRRLVMVVAGAPAARLRDQAARDFLRWGFGAFDTQEILPAGFQIGEARVQDGAQAGVILRTENRVLASMPQGETPEVELSIRYHGPLRAPIAAGERVGWLRVSVAGQQPHDVPLIAGEEVAKANFLQRIRNGVTGLFS; from the coding sequence TTGAAACCGGGTATTATTCATCTTCGCGCAGCGGCGGCGCTGGTTCTGGCAGCAATGCCCGCTGTCCCGCTGGCAGCCCCTGCCGTGCAGGCGGCACAGGCGGAGCCAGGCAAGCCGCCTGTCCCCCAGGAAATCCCGATTGCGCTGATGGTCGATCTGGCATCGGGGCAGACGCTATATTCGCGCGAGGAAGATCGGCGCTTCGTCCCGGCCTCCGTTACCAAGGTAATGACGGCCTATACTGCGTTCGGCTTGATCGAAGAAGGGAAGCTGGATCCGCAGACCGAGGTCGAAATTAGCCGCGAACTGGCTGATGAATGGTCGGGCGAAGGCTCCACCATGTTTCTGCAGGCGGGTGACAAGGTCACGGTGGGGCAGCTTCTGCTGGGCGTTACCACGGTTTCCGCCAATGATGCTTCTGTCGCCATCGCACTGGAATCATTGGGATCGCTGGAAGGCTGGCTGGCCCTGATGAACGAGAATGCGGCAGAGCTGGGGATGCGCAACACTTATTTCGGTACGCCCAATGGCTGGCCGGATGAAGGGCGCACATTCACCACGGCGCGCGATCTGGCGCTTCTGGCTGAAGCGCTGACCACTCGTTATCCCGACCTTTATCGTCGTTATTTCGGCCATCGCGGAATGCGCTATGGCGGCTATGCCCAGAACAATCACGATCCGGTAACCGGAGTGGTCGCCGGTGCCGATGGCATCAAGACGGGGTATACAAGGCAGGCAGGGTACAATTTCCTCGGCTCTGCAGAACGTGACGGCCGGCGCCTGGTGATGGTGGTTGCCGGCGCCCCTGCCGCAAGATTGCGGGACCAGGCCGCGCGCGATTTTCTGCGCTGGGGCTTCGGAGCCTTTGATACGCAGGAAATCCTGCCCGCCGGTTTTCAGATTGGCGAGGCCCGTGTGCAGGATGGTGCGCAGGCTGGCGTGATACTGCGCACCGAAAATCGCGTGCTGGCCAGCATGCCGCAGGGCGAAACGCCCGAGGTCGAACTCTCGATCCGCTATCATGGCCCCTTGCGCGCGCCGATCGCGGCTGGCGAAAGGGTCGGGTGGCTGCGTGTTTCCGTGGCCGGTCAGCAGCCGCATGATGTTCCTCTGATCGCGGGGGAAGAAGTGGCCAAGGCCAATTTTCTTCAGCGCATTCGTAACGGCGTGACCGGGCTTTTCTCCTGA
- the hfq gene encoding RNA chaperone Hfq, translating into MTKGTLSARARPPKVEETPPAPNGGKTGNLQDLFLNHLRREKMPVTMFLVKGVKLQGIVTWFDNFSILLRRDGQSQLVYKHAISTIMPSAPVDAEQFGMGGDGGKKQRLLQEIFLSRVRDAGVQVTMFLVNGVMLQGRIAAYDLFCMLLEREGFVQLAYKHAVSTIQPAAPVDLSTDLGDDGGDSV; encoded by the coding sequence ATGACCAAGGGTACCCTGTCCGCCCGCGCCAGACCTCCGAAAGTGGAGGAAACCCCGCCCGCGCCCAATGGTGGCAAGACAGGCAATCTGCAGGATCTGTTCCTCAATCACCTTCGGCGCGAAAAGATGCCGGTCACGATGTTCCTGGTCAAAGGCGTGAAGCTGCAGGGCATCGTCACGTGGTTCGATAATTTCTCGATCCTGCTTCGGCGCGATGGACAGTCGCAGCTGGTTTACAAACATGCGATTTCCACCATCATGCCCAGCGCACCGGTCGATGCCGAACAATTCGGCATGGGTGGCGACGGCGGCAAGAAACAGCGTCTGCTGCAGGAAATCTTCCTGTCACGCGTCCGTGATGCCGGCGTTCAGGTCACCATGTTCCTGGTGAATGGCGTGATGCTGCAGGGCCGGATCGCCGCCTATGACCTGTTCTGCATGTTGCTGGAACGCGAAGGATTCGTGCAGCTTGCCTACAAGCATGCGGTTTCCACGATTCAGCCTGCGGCCCCGGTCGATCTGTCGACTGATCTGGGCGACGACGGGGGCGATTCAGTCTGA
- the mazG gene encoding nucleoside triphosphate pyrophosphohydrolase: MSEQLNRLLSIMARLRDPENGCEWDVAQTFATIAPYTIEEAYEVADAIERADMDELRGELGDLLLQVVFHSRMAEEAGHFAFEDVARSISDKMEARHPHIFAAVTAGTEDAARQGWEDIKAAERNDKGDNSAMDGVARALPALLRAEKLQKRAAREGFDWPDIQGPADKLVEEMGELAEAAPDDQFEEAGDLLFAAVNLVRAYGIAPEDALRSANDKFERRYRGMEQLAGGSLSGLSLDRQEQLWQDVKAAEKG, translated from the coding sequence ATGTCCGAACAGTTGAACCGTCTTCTCTCCATCATGGCCCGCCTTCGCGATCCGGAGAATGGGTGCGAATGGGATGTTGCGCAGACATTTGCCACCATCGCGCCCTATACGATCGAGGAAGCGTATGAGGTCGCCGACGCGATCGAGCGGGCTGACATGGATGAACTGCGCGGCGAACTTGGCGATCTGTTGCTGCAGGTCGTGTTCCATTCCCGCATGGCCGAGGAAGCCGGACATTTCGCGTTCGAAGATGTCGCCCGCTCGATCTCGGACAAGATGGAGGCCCGACATCCACATATCTTCGCCGCCGTCACGGCTGGCACGGAAGATGCGGCGCGCCAAGGATGGGAAGATATCAAGGCCGCAGAGCGGAACGACAAGGGCGACAATAGCGCCATGGACGGGGTTGCCCGGGCCTTGCCCGCGCTGCTGCGTGCGGAGAAATTGCAGAAGCGCGCAGCGCGTGAAGGTTTCGACTGGCCCGATATTCAGGGGCCGGCAGACAAGCTGGTCGAAGAAATGGGCGAATTGGCCGAGGCGGCGCCGGACGATCAGTTCGAGGAAGCGGGCGACCTGCTCTTTGCAGCAGTCAACCTGGTGCGTGCTTATGGCATCGCCCCGGAAGATGCGCTTCGATCCGCCAATGACAAGTTCGAACGCCGCTATCGCGGAATGGAGCAACTTGCGGGTGGCTCGCTATCGGGCCTGTCTCTCGATCGGCAGGAGCAGCTCTGGCAGGACGTGAAAGCTGCCGAGAAAGGCTAG
- the metG gene encoding methionine--tRNA ligase, whose protein sequence is MAEPFYITTAIHYPNGKPHLGHAYETIAADVCARFQRLRGREVRFQTGTDEHGLKMAQKARELGVTPRALADEMSGYFRELFEKLNISFDRFFRTSEDAHHRASQAIWKAMEANGDLYLDRYEGWYSIRDEAYYDESELIEGEGGEKLSPQGTPVEWTVEESWFFRLSRYQEPLLALYRDNPDFVRPESRFNEVARFVEGGLRDLSVSRTSFDWGVKVPGAENHVMYVWVDALTNYISGLGYPDQTADFTKFWPADVHLIGKDIVRFHAVYWPAFLMSAGIALPKSVFAHGFLLNRGQKESKSVGNVTDPGELADRFGVDILRYFLLREFSFGQDGSWSAEAIVNRANSELANSFGNLAQRVMSFIAKNCGGNFAAEAPVQDVDKALREKVNHACAVELPDAFEKLAFAAGLEAWMQAVFACNAYIDEQAPWALRKTDPERMQRVLATLIGCIRDLAIAVSPVTPTAAAKILDALCVAQDARDFAALAHDPAMDEIRVDQPSPAFPRLDMPEEAAS, encoded by the coding sequence ATGGCTGAGCCTTTTTATATAACCACCGCAATCCACTATCCCAATGGCAAGCCCCATCTGGGCCATGCGTATGAAACGATTGCCGCCGATGTTTGCGCGCGTTTCCAGCGCCTGCGAGGGCGTGAGGTCCGCTTCCAGACCGGCACGGACGAACACGGCCTGAAAATGGCGCAGAAGGCGCGCGAACTGGGTGTGACACCGCGCGCTCTGGCAGATGAAATGTCCGGATATTTCAGGGAATTGTTCGAAAAACTGAACATTTCCTTTGATCGTTTCTTCCGTACCAGCGAAGATGCGCACCACCGCGCGAGCCAGGCAATCTGGAAAGCGATGGAGGCAAATGGCGATCTTTATCTGGATCGGTATGAAGGCTGGTACTCGATCCGGGACGAAGCCTATTATGACGAGAGCGAGCTGATTGAAGGGGAAGGGGGCGAAAAGCTCTCTCCGCAGGGCACGCCGGTGGAATGGACCGTGGAAGAAAGCTGGTTCTTCCGCCTGTCAAGATACCAGGAACCTCTGCTCGCCCTGTATCGCGACAATCCCGACTTCGTGCGTCCGGAAAGCCGCTTCAATGAAGTCGCGCGCTTCGTGGAAGGTGGGCTGCGCGACCTTTCCGTCAGCCGCACGAGCTTCGACTGGGGAGTGAAGGTTCCCGGCGCGGAAAACCACGTGATGTATGTCTGGGTCGATGCGCTGACCAATTACATCTCCGGTCTCGGCTATCCGGATCAAACCGCTGATTTCACGAAATTCTGGCCTGCGGATGTGCATCTGATCGGCAAGGATATCGTGCGGTTCCACGCGGTTTACTGGCCGGCGTTTCTGATGAGCGCGGGCATTGCCCTGCCGAAATCGGTTTTCGCACATGGCTTCCTGCTCAATCGCGGGCAGAAGGAATCGAAATCCGTCGGCAATGTGACCGATCCGGGTGAACTGGCCGACCGTTTCGGCGTCGATATCCTGCGATATTTCCTGCTGCGCGAATTCAGCTTCGGGCAGGATGGCAGCTGGTCGGCCGAAGCGATCGTCAATCGCGCCAATTCGGAACTGGCCAACAGCTTCGGCAATCTGGCCCAGCGCGTGATGAGCTTCATCGCCAAGAATTGCGGCGGCAATTTTGCGGCGGAAGCGCCGGTGCAGGATGTGGACAAGGCCCTGCGCGAGAAGGTCAATCATGCCTGCGCCGTGGAACTGCCCGACGCGTTCGAGAAACTGGCCTTTGCCGCCGGACTGGAAGCATGGATGCAGGCTGTATTCGCCTGCAACGCCTATATCGATGAACAGGCGCCCTGGGCCTTGCGCAAGACAGACCCGGAACGGATGCAGCGTGTCCTGGCCACGTTGATCGGTTGTATTCGCGATCTGGCCATTGCTGTCTCGCCCGTGACGCCGACTGCGGCTGCCAAGATTCTTGATGCGTTGTGCGTTGCGCAGGACGCGCGCGATTTTGCTGCGCTTGCCCATGACCCGGCAATGGATGAAATTCGCGTCGATCAGCCCAGTCCCGCTTTCCCGAGGCTGGACATGCCCGAAGAGGCCGCAAGCTGA
- a CDS encoding lytic murein transglycosylase: MLAKTLRFLAISVAALTAGAPANAQDLPFDSYIQLVAAKARGQGVSQATIDRLLSDLTPNQRVLALDRDNISSGGSSSGYPAMAPYLNRHNTAARIRRGQHLYSELGSLARDVERQYGVPPEILLAIWGHETSYGAIQGSFDLARSLATLAWEGRRRSLFEAELIDLLRIAEEEQYPRSKLVGSWAGAFGNSQFLPSVFLRLAVDGDGDGHRDIWNSEVDTLHSIANYFRDAGWRRGEPWGVRAYTPNSVDRMAIAPKVVAPVCPRVHERHSRWMTVAEWKKLGVMPQEPIGDDVMASLFEPDGPAAPSYLLTQNYRVILEYNCSNYYAMSVGLLADEIIR; encoded by the coding sequence ATGTTAGCCAAGACGCTGCGTTTCCTCGCCATTTCCGTGGCCGCCCTGACGGCCGGTGCTCCTGCAAATGCGCAGGACCTTCCATTCGATTCCTACATCCAGCTGGTTGCCGCGAAGGCGCGGGGGCAGGGTGTAAGCCAGGCCACCATCGACCGTCTGCTATCCGATCTGACGCCGAACCAACGCGTGCTGGCGCTGGACCGGGATAACATTTCCTCCGGAGGCAGCAGCAGCGGATACCCGGCGATGGCGCCTTATCTGAACCGTCACAACACGGCCGCACGGATCCGGCGCGGGCAGCATCTCTACAGCGAACTTGGTTCCCTCGCCCGCGATGTGGAACGGCAATATGGTGTGCCGCCGGAAATCCTGCTCGCGATCTGGGGGCATGAAACCAGCTATGGCGCGATTCAGGGCAGTTTCGATCTGGCCCGCTCACTCGCCACGCTGGCCTGGGAAGGGCGCCGCCGCTCTCTGTTCGAGGCCGAATTGATCGATCTGCTCAGGATCGCGGAAGAAGAACAATATCCGCGCTCCAAGCTTGTGGGCAGCTGGGCCGGTGCTTTCGGAAATTCACAGTTCCTGCCCAGTGTCTTCCTCCGCCTTGCCGTGGATGGTGACGGGGATGGCCATCGGGACATCTGGAACAGCGAAGTCGACACGCTGCATTCCATCGCCAACTATTTCCGCGATGCAGGCTGGCGCCGGGGAGAACCCTGGGGCGTGCGCGCCTACACGCCCAACAGTGTGGACCGCATGGCGATTGCGCCCAAGGTTGTCGCGCCGGTTTGCCCCCGCGTGCATGAACGGCATAGCCGCTGGATGACCGTGGCGGAATGGAAGAAGCTGGGAGTCATGCCGCAAGAGCCGATCGGGGATGACGTCATGGCATCGCTGTTCGAACCGGATGGCCCCGCCGCCCCAAGCTATCTCTTAACCCAGAATTATAGGGTTATCCTCGAATATAACTGCTCGAACTATTACGCGATGAGTGTTGGGTTGCTGGCAGATGAGATTATCCGATGA
- a CDS encoding DNA polymerase III subunit delta' — protein MILAGHDAAWGEWRAAMAGPRMHHGWILSGRRGTGKASFALDAARELVSEAGVAQPPHDHPDIIVLQNLPASADDEKKREAGKPYNLKRNISVDQVRAMQRRLSTRPTLGSRRVIIVDPADDLEKGAANALLKSLEEPPGGTFFLLIAHRIGRLLPTIRSRCRLLTFPPVGDEEMDNILRKLEPQADDAMRHAAIAAAGGSPGAALEFVDLDLGKLHRLMIEIAENGDPDFSRRGRLAEAMGARPDRKRQLAAVELARAVVAARMSRTDRQSIPALTETHAELARLAAQAPTYNFDAGLLVMEIGSLLTNLAIPRETAHG, from the coding sequence ATGATCCTGGCCGGACATGACGCAGCATGGGGCGAATGGCGCGCGGCAATGGCCGGTCCGCGTATGCACCATGGGTGGATCCTTTCCGGGCGCCGGGGGACCGGCAAGGCCAGTTTTGCGCTGGATGCCGCGCGGGAACTCGTGTCCGAAGCCGGTGTTGCCCAGCCTCCGCATGACCATCCGGACATTATCGTTCTCCAGAACCTGCCGGCCAGCGCCGATGATGAGAAGAAGCGCGAGGCGGGCAAGCCCTATAATCTCAAGCGGAATATCTCGGTGGATCAGGTGCGCGCCATGCAGCGGCGGCTATCGACCCGGCCGACTCTGGGCAGCCGCCGTGTCATCATTGTCGATCCGGCTGACGATCTGGAAAAAGGCGCCGCCAACGCGCTGCTGAAGAGCCTTGAAGAACCGCCGGGCGGCACGTTCTTCCTGCTCATCGCGCATCGGATCGGCCGATTGCTGCCGACTATCCGCTCGCGCTGCAGGTTGCTGACTTTTCCGCCTGTGGGCGATGAGGAAATGGACAATATCCTGCGCAAGCTGGAACCGCAGGCCGACGATGCCATGCGCCATGCCGCCATTGCGGCGGCGGGGGGATCGCCGGGGGCGGCACTGGAATTCGTCGATCTGGATCTGGGCAAGCTGCACCGGCTGATGATCGAGATTGCTGAAAATGGCGATCCCGATTTCTCGCGCCGCGGCAGGCTGGCCGAAGCAATGGGCGCCCGTCCCGACCGCAAACGGCAATTGGCCGCGGTCGAACTGGCCAGAGCTGTCGTCGCCGCCCGCATGAGCAGGACAGATCGCCAGTCTATTCCCGCCCTGACAGAGACTCATGCAGAGCTGGCCCGGCTCGCCGCACAGGCTCCGACTTACAATTTCGACGCGGGGTTGCTGGTAATGGAAATCGGCAGCTTGCTCACCAACCTCGCCATCCCTAGGGAAACGGCCCATGGCTGA